In Thermoanaerobaculales bacterium, one DNA window encodes the following:
- the selB gene encoding selenocysteine-specific translation elongation factor, translating into MRHVVFGTAGHIDHGKTTLVKALTGTDCDRLPEERERGITIELGFAQLAEDDLQLHFVDVPGHERLVHTMIAGAAGIDRALLVVAADEGVMPQTREHLEIIRLMGVAGIVVAITKADLVDDELRALVVDEVAEELAGTPYASSPVLAVSATTGAGLPELRRQLLDEAVRAAPHQIEGRPYREVVDRVFALSGAGTVVTGTSLWGSVAVGEEVTIHPRGEAARIRRLHVHGTERQRVEAGERVAVNLVGPARETLARGDQLISPGPWRTTTLVTVRLELLTSAPQPLEEGDEVEVHALARRVPARVERLGTRPLPPGQTAAAQLKLREPLLLFPGDRLVLRRPSPVNTFAGGLVLDAHLPRWRRRDSGGLNSLPGVHRAAWPELLESWVERAGLAAPSAEELAGRLGVLTEAVEGPLGRLLEAGAITTLPTRPPRVVATAALDRLTAAARLELERRLADELVSAGIPARDFAAALLPRPAQPLADLYLDELRRRGVLELAGGRVVPAGADSHMTERGAELTRAVEEAYREAGLAPPSPAEVAERLAANPAAVEGVCRFLVQRGRLVRLEAKLLIHAAALEEIAARVRTHPSATITVGEFKDQFGLTRKLAIPVLEWLDSQRVTVRQGDARKIVRR; encoded by the coding sequence ATGCGCCACGTCGTCTTCGGCACCGCCGGCCACATCGACCACGGCAAGACCACGCTCGTCAAGGCCCTCACCGGCACCGACTGCGACCGGCTCCCGGAGGAGCGCGAGCGCGGGATCACCATCGAGCTCGGTTTCGCCCAGCTCGCCGAGGACGACCTCCAGCTCCACTTCGTGGACGTTCCCGGCCACGAGCGGCTGGTCCACACCATGATCGCCGGGGCGGCGGGCATCGACCGGGCGCTGCTCGTCGTGGCGGCCGACGAGGGCGTGATGCCGCAGACCCGCGAGCACCTCGAGATCATCCGGCTGATGGGGGTGGCCGGGATCGTCGTGGCCATCACCAAGGCCGACCTGGTCGACGACGAGCTGCGCGCGCTGGTGGTCGACGAGGTGGCCGAGGAGCTCGCGGGCACCCCGTACGCGTCGAGCCCGGTGCTCGCGGTGTCGGCGACCACCGGGGCCGGCCTGCCCGAGCTGCGGCGACAGCTGCTGGACGAGGCGGTCCGGGCGGCGCCCCACCAGATCGAGGGCCGGCCGTACCGCGAGGTGGTGGACCGGGTCTTCGCCCTGAGCGGCGCCGGCACGGTGGTGACCGGCACCTCGCTGTGGGGGTCGGTGGCGGTGGGCGAGGAGGTCACGATCCACCCCCGCGGTGAGGCCGCCCGGATCCGGCGCCTGCACGTCCACGGCACCGAGCGGCAGCGGGTCGAGGCCGGGGAGCGGGTGGCGGTGAACCTGGTCGGGCCCGCCCGCGAGACCCTTGCCCGGGGCGATCAGCTGATCAGCCCGGGTCCCTGGCGAACCACGACTCTCGTGACGGTGCGGCTCGAGCTGCTGACGTCGGCCCCGCAGCCGCTCGAGGAGGGTGACGAGGTCGAGGTCCACGCCCTGGCCCGCCGGGTGCCGGCGCGAGTCGAGCGGCTCGGCACGCGGCCGCTGCCGCCGGGGCAGACCGCGGCGGCGCAGCTCAAGCTGCGGGAGCCGCTGCTGCTGTTCCCCGGCGACCGGCTGGTGCTGCGCCGCCCGTCCCCGGTCAACACCTTCGCCGGTGGGCTGGTGCTCGACGCCCACCTGCCGCGCTGGCGCCGCCGGGACAGTGGCGGCCTCAACTCTCTCCCCGGGGTCCACCGGGCGGCCTGGCCGGAGCTGCTCGAAAGCTGGGTCGAGCGCGCCGGCCTGGCCGCGCCGTCGGCGGAGGAGCTGGCGGGTCGCCTGGGGGTCCTCACCGAGGCCGTCGAGGGGCCGCTCGGCCGGCTGCTCGAGGCCGGTGCGATCACGACCCTGCCGACCCGTCCGCCGCGGGTGGTGGCGACGGCGGCGCTGGACCGCCTGACGGCGGCGGCGCGCTTGGAGCTCGAGCGGCGGCTCGCCGACGAGCTGGTCTCGGCCGGCATCCCGGCGCGCGACTTCGCGGCCGCCCTGCTGCCGCGCCCAGCCCAGCCGCTGGCCGACCTGTACCTCGATGAGCTGCGACGGCGGGGGGTGCTGGAGCTGGCGGGTGGGCGGGTCGTGCCGGCCGGCGCAGACTCCCACATGACCGAGCGTGGCGCCGAGCTGACGAGGGCCGTCGAGGAGGCCTATCGGGAGGCGGGGCTCGCGCCACCGTCACCGGCCGAGGTCGCCGAGCGGCTGGCCGCCAATCCGGCGGCGGTCGAGGGCGTCTGCCGGTTCCTGGTGCAGCGCGGGCGGCTGGTGCGCCTGGAGGCGAAGCTGCTGATCCACGCCGCGGCGCTCGAGGAGATCGCCGCCAGGGTGCGCACCCACCCCTCGGCCACGATCACGGTCGGCGAGTTCAAGGACCAGTTCGGCCTGACCCGCAAGCTCGCGATCCCGGTCCTCGAGTGGCTCGACTCGCAACGGGTGACCGTCCGCCAGGGCGACGCGCGGAAGATCGTGCGGAGGTAG
- a CDS encoding carbamate kinase, producing MIEADGSPGKPVAVIAFGGNALLRPTDHGTQEEQFTLAWKASRWLFEIINRGFELAIVHGNGPQVGNIMIQVEEAITKIPPQSLDVAVAQTQGSMGFMLANQLRNRFNEEQIEKEIAAVLTEVVVDRDDPAFDNPTKPVGPFFTSYRANLLMQEQGWQMVEEIGRGWRKVVASPIPRRILGSHLLRRMVSGGAVLIAGGGGGIPVYQDVGGYYRGVEAVIDKDYVASILARDLEADLFIVLTNVPMVAEHYGRPNQHWLRTLPVGRARELLEAKQFPPGSMGPKVRAAIQFVEATGKEVLITDAEHLKQALERKAGTFIVAEGEVETGTPD from the coding sequence ATGATCGAGGCCGACGGCAGCCCCGGCAAGCCGGTGGCGGTGATCGCGTTCGGGGGCAACGCTCTGCTCCGTCCGACCGACCATGGCACCCAGGAGGAGCAGTTCACCCTCGCCTGGAAGGCCAGCCGGTGGCTCTTCGAGATCATCAACCGCGGCTTTGAGCTCGCGATCGTCCACGGCAACGGCCCACAGGTCGGCAACATCATGATCCAGGTCGAGGAGGCGATCACCAAGATCCCGCCGCAATCCCTCGACGTGGCGGTCGCCCAGACCCAGGGCTCGATGGGCTTCATGCTCGCCAACCAGCTGCGCAACCGGTTCAACGAGGAGCAGATCGAAAAGGAGATCGCCGCGGTCCTCACCGAGGTGGTGGTCGACCGCGACGACCCCGCCTTCGACAACCCGACCAAGCCGGTGGGGCCGTTCTTCACCTCGTACCGCGCCAACCTGCTGATGCAGGAGCAGGGCTGGCAGATGGTCGAGGAGATCGGCCGCGGCTGGCGCAAGGTGGTGGCGTCGCCGATCCCGCGCCGCATCCTCGGCAGCCACCTGCTGCGGCGCATGGTCAGCGGCGGTGCGGTGCTGATCGCCGGCGGCGGCGGCGGCATCCCGGTCTACCAGGACGTCGGCGGCTACTACCGCGGCGTCGAGGCGGTCATCGACAAGGACTACGTGGCGTCGATCCTGGCCCGCGACCTCGAGGCCGACCTGTTCATCGTCCTCACCAACGTGCCGATGGTGGCCGAGCACTACGGCCGCCCCAACCAGCACTGGCTGCGCACCCTGCCGGTCGGCCGGGCGCGCGAGCTGCTCGAGGCCAAGCAGTTCCCGCCGGGATCGATGGGCCCGAAGGTGCGGGCGGCGATCCAGTTTGTGGAGGCGACCGGCAAGGAGGTCCTGATCACCGACGCCGAGCACCTCAAGCAGGCGCTCGAGCGCAAGGCCGGGACCTTCATCGTCGCCGAGGGCGAGGTCGAGACCGGGACGCCCGACTAA